From Cherax quadricarinatus isolate ZL_2023a chromosome 56, ASM3850222v1, whole genome shotgun sequence, a single genomic window includes:
- the LOC128700649 gene encoding uncharacterized protein isoform X1: MTSEPELEEVYASERKVLPGWTYNKSIGKFFHSDSKFEIATVTCLKYDIITYSGERLENLKKSSIYSNRPLKKDLLKINRGNGLFVKVEKIKEIRGSNIEIHDHKHTVIAVHHKCFADMLIHFTQQLEDDVIKETKIYVNEALYGISECFIPKKISKFFDFALIYKDTFSEGVMIDKVEKCMKYFCQLLQSSSVSRFPITMLLQKPRVLVSNHSLETGKYTKNSSNLPVTTCVVHEKGCQNTHKENVAEKSYAQKRSSDKTSVSTEKPLLSQGQHQIHACTGSQILSSGTCQNENPQQYVQEELRCHKISTSGEETITYTRTQPVEVHTTHSKPQGKDLQYGIHQENSGSSVKMRVRTYENRSKNNNSVCSYTVTSNIDDNAQNRECGLRSSNVGASSSLEVSNLNHPMDVKGEHVTFSTSKTATYKNMQGPISGDFYSQKGQEKITDENKKKLVNKPEEEDVFYNERTTTITHPFLPAKEKEQCNKDLVSSIQLTLEGNLKTSVTNSDKSVVSGDSKDMSECSIKSLSQTGNTNSIDHQKVNGRNQEIAQSLSDGFHSQKSQEKLIDNYGNKSEEKNVFYNERTTTITQPTKEKEQCNKDHVPGKQMTSVDNLQTSITNSDICMVCRESKDITKDSDKSISQSGNINSTDLQKANGRNQEIAQSLKKENKHISEAKENLRCNLVQNDKAVSQTQEKLSKMKSNSKQESVKPHTLKPVKSQKDPSGMERKYYGIYNSKLKEKVLILFGASGSGKTTLVNFIGNYFHGAKSAEDAIMCADLGSSKVRSTTTIITAYTFCNDENETPITVIDTPGLSDSSRTQGDGNIQLLKTFLENVASNDIEIHAIGFVAPAQLVRLSSSEQLIFDYVKSLFGQSVVDHLITLVTAADNTENPPVVEAMKNCNIKSKTIFKFNNSTFGNTTEEYDEFAKVYWKRGCKSWKKCLKLLLELPHLSINTFKALQSKVYSENVIESAANDLKDKLKTFICYYKDLKYLTKESFIICEQVWESAAAFNHLRCTQESGVSDVETIMVSVAKEMCKENNFNSVDCIELLFLGRSKGLLGAGIGVIRSMGPLYEKAKRSQKPKENPKKMPSILHCTRCNADHKIKREIYSGLMNFIPGLGKSAEIITFKCTECECDGNLHNVSSKGKLQSSFDLSSELLLKTTKTSLENLLKEKSPPGYAISKKKYLHHINIALGYKFEMLIYDILSTYNK, from the coding sequence AGAACCAGAACTTGAAGAGGTTTATGCTTCAGAACGAAAAGTGCTTCCTGGATGGACATACAACAAATCAATTGGTAAGTTCTTCCACAGTGACAGTAAATTTGAGATTGCAACAGTAACATGCCTTAAATATGATATTATAACTTACAGTGGAGAAAGATTAGAGAATTTGAAAAAGAGCTCTATATATAGTAACAGACCTTTGAAAAAAGACTTGTTGAAAATCAACAGAGGTAATGGTCTTTTTGTAAAAGTAGAAAAGATTAAGGAAATTAGAGGCTCTAATATTGAAATACATGATCATAAACATACTGTTATTGCTGTACATCATAAATGTTTTGCTGATATGTTGATACATTTTACTCAACaattagaggatgatgtaataaAAGAAACCAAAATATATGTGAATGAAGCCCTGTATGGAATTTCTGAATGTTTTATCCCAAAGAAAATTTCAAAATTTTTTGATTTTGCActcatatataaagatacatttTCAGAGGGTGTTATGATTGATAAAGTCGAGAAATGTATGAAATATTTCTGCCAGCTTCTTCAAAGTTCTTCTGTTTCTAGATTCCCTATTACAATGCTTCTTCAGAAACCCCGTGTTTTGGTATCAAATCATTCATTGGAAACTggaaaatatactaaaaattctAGTAATTTGCCAGTTACAACATGTGTTGTGCATGAGAAAGGCTGTCAGAATACACATAAGGAGAATGTAGCTGAGAAAAGCTATGCTCAAAAAAGATCATCAGATAAAACAAGTGTTAGCACAGAGAAGCCTTTACTATCTCAAGGACAACATCAAATACATGCATGCACAGGTTCACAGATACTTAGCAGTGGTACCTGTCAAAATGAAAACCCTCAGCAATATGTTCAGGAAGAGCTGAGATGTCACAAAATTTCTACATCTGGTGAAGAAACTATTACTTACACAAGAACACAACCAGTAGAGGTTCACACAACTCACTCGAAACCCCAAGGAAAAGACCTGCAGTATGGAATACATCAGGAAAACAGTGGTTCATCTGTGAAAATGAGGGTAAGGACATATGAAAATagaagtaaaaataataattctgTTTGTTCATACACTGTGACTTCCAATATTGACGATAATGCTCAAAATAGAGAGTGTGGCCTGAGGTCCAGCAATGTGGGAGCTAGTAGCTCATTAGAGGTTAGCAATTTAAACCATCCAATGGATGTTAAAGGCGAGCATGTTACATTTTCAACAAGTAAAACAGCCACTTATAAAAACATGCAGGGACCAATTAGTGGTGATTTTTATAGTCAAAAAGGCCAGGAAAAAATAAcagatgaaaataagaaaaaacttgTCAATAAACCAGAGGAAGAGGATGTGTTTTATAATGAAAGAACAACAACTATCACCCACCCTTTCTTGCCTGCTAAGGAAAAAGAGCAGTGTAATAAAGATCTTGTGTCAAGTATACAATTGACATTAGAAGGCAACTTGAAAACATCTGTTACTAATTCTGACAAATCTGTGGTTTCTGGAGATAGTAAAGACATGTCTGAGTGCTCTATAAAGTCTCTCTCCCAGACAGGGAACACTAACAGCATAGATCACCAGAAGGTCAATGGAAGAAACCAAGAAATAGCTCAAAGTCTTAGTGATGGTTTTCATAGTCAAAAAAGCCAGGAAAAATTAATAGATAATTATGGCAATAAATCAGAGGAAAAGAATGTGTTTTATAATGAAAGAACAACAACTATCACTCAACCTACTAAGGAAAAAGAGCAGTGCAATAAAGATCATGTGCCAGGCAAACAAATGACATCAGTAGACAACCTGCAAACATCTATTACTAATTCTGACATATGTATGGTGTGTAGAGAGAGTAAAGACATTACAAAGGACTCAGACAAGTCTATCTCCCAGAGTGGGAACATTAACAGCACAGATCTCCAGAAGGCTAATGGAAGAAACCAAGAAATAGCTCAAAGTCTTAAAAAGGAAAACAAACATATTTCTGAAGCAAAAGAAAATTTGAGATGTAATTTAGTTCAGAATGACAAAGCTGTAAGCCAGACACAGGAAAAATTAAGTAAAATGAAATCCAACAGTAAACAAGAAAGTGTTAAACCACATACCTTAAAACCAGTTAAGTCACAGAAGGATCCATCTGGCATGGAAAGAAAATATTATGGAATTTACAACTCCAAATTAAAAGAAAAAGTATTAATTCTTTTTGGGGCTTCAGGCAGTGGGAAAACCACATTAGTAAACTTTATTGGCAATTACTTCCATGGTGCCAAAAGTGCAGAAGATGCAATAATGTGTGCAGACTTAGGCTCAAGTAAGGTACGATCAACTACAACAATAATTACTGCATATACATTTTGCAATGATGAAAATGAAACTCCTATTACTGTTATTGACACTCCAGGGCTAAGTGACTCCTCGAGGACACAAGGGGACGGTAATATCCAGTTACTTAAAACATTCCTAGAAAATGTAGCTTCAAATGATATTGAAATCCATGCCATTGGTTTTGTAGCTCCAGCTCAGTTGGTACGTTTATCCTCATCAGAACAACTTATCTTTGATTATGTCAAATCACTGTTTGGTCAAAGTGTTGTAGATCATTTAATTACTTTAGTTACTGCTGCTGACAATACAGAGAATCCTCCAGTTGTTGAAGCCATGAAAAACTGTAATATAAAGAGTAAAACCATTTTTAAGTTCAATAATTCTACTTTTGGAAACACAacagaagaatatgatgagttTGCTAAGGTATATTGGAAGAGAGGATGTAAGAGCTGGAAAAAATGCTTGAAACTCCTTTTGGAACTTCCACATCTATCAATTAATACTTTTAAAGCATTGCAGAGTAAAGTTTATAGTGAAAATGTCATTGAATCTGCAGCAAATGATCTCAAAGATAAATTGAAGACGTTCATATGCTATTATAAAGATTTGAAATATTTGACTAAAGAATCATTTATAATTTGTGAACAAGTTTGGGAGTCAGCAGCAGCTTTTAATCACTTGAGATGTACTCAAGAGTCAGGAGTTTCTGATGTGGAGACAATTATGGTGTCAGTTGCTAAAGAAATGTGCAAGGAAAATAACTTCAACTCTGTTGATTGTATAGAGTTACTTTTTCTAGGAAGATCAAAGGGTCTTCTTGGAGCAGGAATTGGAGTCATCCGTAGTATGGGACCACTTTATGAGAAGGCTAAAAGATCTCAAAAACCGAAGGAAAATCCGAAGAAAATGCCAAGTATTCTTCATTGTACTCGGTGTAATGCAGACCATAAGATAAAGAGAGAAATATACAGTGGCTTAATGAACTTTATCCCTGGTTTAGGGAAGAGTGCTGAAATAATTACTTTTAAATGCACAGAATGTGAGTGTGATGGCAACTTACATAATGTATCATCCAAAGGGAAATTACAGTCATCGTTTGATCTTTCTTCAGAATTACTACTAAAAACCACCAAAACATCTCTAGAAAATCTTTTAAAAGAAAAATCTCCTCCAGGATATGCAATAAGTAAAAAAAAGTACTTGCACCATATCAACATTGCTCTTGGCTACAAATTTGAAATGCTGATTTATGATATTCTAAGTACATACAATAAATAA